A region from the Drosophila takahashii strain IR98-3 E-12201 chromosome 2L, DtakHiC1v2, whole genome shotgun sequence genome encodes:
- the LOC108067934 gene encoding uncharacterized protein, whose product MQSIYCTGIILLISGSLVEATSVGKVKSWEYSIISASMTTDNKEVAGGETHVDRISSGEYGLTGTLYTNVDVPQDAEVTITIYRSTDNGETYKIQPYSIPRQTIYSAMNGFYKKIIMPSAANCSNFPQFKDTLQFIPAQVFKYEKCQVSTDGFPQHIPNGWYKGVAETYGFVKVIWTGVFAVTQKSL is encoded by the exons ATGCAGTCCATATACTGCACTGGAATAATACTTTTGATCTCTGGATCTTTGGTGGAGGCAACCTCAGTCGGTAAAGTG AAATCCTGGGAGTACAGTATAATATCGGCGTCCATGACGACAGACAATAAGGAGGTGGCTGGCGGCGAAACTCACGTCGATCGTATTAGTAGCGGTGAGTACGGACTTACTGGTACCCTGTATACCAACGTGGATGTTCCCCAGGACGCGGAGGTTACCATTACAATCTACCGCAGCACCGATAACGGTGAGACCTATAAGATCCAGCCGTATTCGATACCGCGCCAAACTATATATAGCGCCATGAACGGTTTCTATAAGAAGATAATCATGCCGAGCGCGGCCAACTGCTCGAATTTTCCCCAGTTCAAGGACACCTTGCAGTTCATTCCCGCCCAGGTGTTCAAGTACGAAAAGTGCCAGGTGAGCACAGATGGATTTCCGCAACATATTCCTAATGGCTGGTACAAGGGCGTCGCCGAAACCTACGGATTCGTAAAGGTCATCTGGACGGGCGTCTTTGCTGTCACGCAGAAATCCTTATAG
- the LOC108067977 gene encoding V-type proton ATPase catalytic subunit A, producing MSNLKRFDDEERESKYGRVFAVSGPVVTAEAMSGSAMYELVRVGYYELVGEIIRLEGDMATIQVYEETSGVTVGDPVLRTGKPLSVELGPGIMGSIFDGIQRPLKDINELTESIYIPKGVNVPSLSRVASWEFNPLNVKVGSHITGGDLYGLVHENTLVKHKMIVNPRAKGTVRYIAPSGNYKVDDVVLETEFDGEITKHTMLQVWPVRQPRPVTEKLPANHPLLTGQRVLDSLFPCVQGGTTAIPGAFGCGKTVISQALSKYSNSDVIIYVGCGERGNEMSEVLRDFPELSVEIDGVTESIMKRTALVANTSNMPVAAREASIYTGITLSEYFRDMGYNVSMMADSTSRWAEALREISGRLAEMPADSGYPAYLGARLASFYERAGRVKCLGNPEREGSVSIVGAVSPPGGDFSDPVTSATLGIVQVFWGLDKKLAQRKHFPSINWLISYSKYMRALDDFYDKNFPEFVPLRTKVKEILQEEEDLSEIVQLVGKASLAETDKITLEVAKLLKDDFLQQNSYSSYDRFCPFYKTVGMLKNIIDFYDLARHSVESTAQSENKITWNVIREAMGNIMYQLSSMKFKDPVKDGEAKIKADFEQLHEDLQQAFRNLED from the exons ATGTCCAACCTTAAGCGTTTCGATGATGAGGAGCGTGAGTCCAAATATGGACGTGTCTTCGCTGTCTCGGGTCCTG TCGTCACCGCCGAGGCCATGTCCGGATCAGCTATGTACGAGTTGGTCCGCGTCGGCTACTACGAGCTGGTGGGCGAGATCATCCGTCTGGAGGGCGACATGGCCACCATCCAGGTGTACGAGGAGACCTCCGGCGTCACCGTGGGCGATCCCGTGCTGCGTACCGGCAAGCCCCTCTCCGTGGAGCTGGGACCCGGCATCATGGGCAGCATCTTTGACGGTATCCAGCGTCCCCTGAAGGACATTAACGAGCTGACCGAGTCCATCTACATCCCCAAGGGTGTGAACGTGCCCAGTTTGTCGCGCGTGGCCAGCTGGGAGTTCAACCCGCTGAACGTCAAGGTCGGCTCCCACATCACCGGAGGAGATCTGTACGGTCTGGTGCACGAGAACACCCTGGTCAAGCACAAGATGATCGTCAATCCCCGCGCCAAGGGTACCGTGCGCTACATCGCCCCCTCGGGCAACTACAAGGTCGACGATGTCGTCCTGGAGACGGAGTTCGACGGCGAGATCACCAAGCACACCATGTTGCAGGTGTGGCCAGTGCGTCAGCCGCGTCCCGTGACCGAGAAGCTGCCCGCCAACCATCCCCTGCTCACCGGCCAGCGTGTCCTCGACTCGCTCTTCCCCTGTGTCCAGGGCGGTACCACCGCCATTCCCGGAGCCTTCGGTTGCGGCAAGACTGTGATCTCGCAG GCCCTGTCCAAGTACTCCAACTCCGATGTCATCATCTACGTCGGTTGCGGCGAGCGTGGTAACGAGATGTCTGAGGTACTGCGTGATTTCCCCGAGCTGTCCGTGGAGATCGACGGTGTGACCGAGTCCATCATGAAGCGTACCGCCCTGGTGGCCAACACCTCCAACATGCCTGTGGCTGCCCGTGAGGCCTCCATCTACACCGGTATCACTCTGTCTGAATACTTCCGTGACATGGGTTACAACGTGTCCATGATGGCTGACTCTACGTCTCGATGGGCTGAGGCTCTTCGTGAGATTTCGGGTCGTCTGGCTGAGATGCCCGCCGATTCCGGCTACCCAGCCTACCTGGGCGCCCGTCTGGCCTCCTTCTACGAGCGTGCCGGTCGCGTCAAGTGCCTGGGTAACCCCGAGCGCGAGGGTTCCGTGTCCATTGTGGGCGCTGTGTCGCCTCCTGGTGGTGACTTCTCCGATCCCGTGACCTCCGCCACCCTGGGTATCGTGCAGGTGTTCTGGGGTCTCGACAAGAAGCTGGCCCAGCGCAAGCACTTCCCCTCGATCAACTGGCTTATTTCGTACTCCAAGTACATGCGTGCCCTGGACGATTTCTATGACAAGAACTTCCCCGAGTTCGTGCCGCTGCGTACCAAGGTCAAGGAGATcctgcaggaggaggaggatctgtCTGAGATCGTGCAACTGGTCGGCAAGGCTTCGCTGGCCGAGACCGACAAGATCACTCTGGAGGTGGCCAAGCTGCTGAAGGACGATTTCCTGCAGCAGAACTCGTACTCCTCGTACGATCGCTTCTGCCCCTTCTACAAGACCGTCGGCATGCTGAAGAACATCATCGACTTCTACGACCTGGCCCGCCACTCCGTGGAGTCGACGGCCCAGTCCGAGAACAAGATCACCTGGAATGTGATCCGTGAGGCTATGGGCAACATTATGTACCAGCTGTCGTCCATGAAGTTCAAG GACCCCGTTAAGGATGGTGAGGCCAAGATCAAGGCTGACTTCGAGCAGCTGCACGAGGACCTGCAGCAGGCCTTCAGGAATCTGGAGGACTAG
- the Vha68-3 gene encoding V-type proton ATPase catalytic subunit A, whose translation MDKKTWIAPLTSNTNSNVSTVESTPRSSGSLSPVVHPRAQPLATHKKCTCPRPEHKLASIIRPSHAKRESEEVEVDEAPEERSRSSRLSRLSNQQSMHITLEPSKNEDSHIATEKVMETHTYSFDEEEEEEPHVGRIFGVSGPVVNAEEMAGAAMYELVRVGHYQLVGEIIRLEGDMATIQVYEDTSGVSVGDPVYQTGKPLSVELGPGIMGSIFDGIQRPLRTISELTNSIYVPKGIDVPALPRNISYSYTPAKIKLDDLVTGGDIYGSVFENSMMHDHRLMLPPRCNGRVKWLAPAGNYCVDDVIAETEFNDEVTRHTMLQVWPVRKCRPVEDKLPSNTPLLTGQRVLDAFFPCVQGGTTAIPGAFGCGKTVISQALSKYSNSDVIIYVGCGERGNEMSEVLRDFPQLEVDVNGTMESIMKRTALVANTSNMPVAAREASIYTGITLSEYFRDMGYHVSMMADSTSRWAEALREISGRLAEMPADAGYPAYLGARLASFYERAGLVKCLGSPEREGSVSIVGAVSPPGGDFSDPVTSATLSIVQVFWGLDKKLAQRKHFPSVNWLQSYSKYMRTLDNYYEESNPEFTQLRAKAKKVLQEEDDLAEIVQLVGKSSLNEEDKITLEIAKMLKDDFLQQNSYSPYDAFCPFFKTIGMLKNMMAFHEAAILAVKNTADQEARVTWGLIRTRAANILYELSTMKFIDPKLGEAAVLETMDKLHENILLTFRDIEDNVEVY comes from the exons ATGGATAAGAAGACCTGGATAGCGCCGCTCACCTCGAACACCAACAGCAATGTGAGTACCGTGGAGTCCACTCCGCGAAGCTCGGGCTCCTTGTCCCCAGTGGTTCATCCAAGGGCTCAACCGTTGGCCACCCACAAGAAGTGCACCTGTCCGCGTCCTGAACACAAGCTTGCCTCCATAATCCGTCCCTCCCATGCGAAACGCGAGTCCGAGGAAGTCGAAGTCGACGAAGCCCCAGAGGAACGTTCTCGTTCGTCTCGGCTGTCCAGGCTTTCTAACCAACAAAGCATGCACATAACTCTGGAGCCTTCCAAGAATGAGGACTCACATATTGCCACTGAAAAGGTGATGGAAACGCACACCTATTCCTTTgacgaagaggaggaggaggagccgcaTGTGGGACGGATTTTCGGGGTTTCCGGTCCGGTGGTGAATGCCGAGGAAATGGCCGGAGCCGCCATGTACGAGCTGGTCCGCGTGGGTCACTACCAGCTGGTGGGCGAGATCATCCGGCTGGAGGGCGACATGGCCACGATTCAGGTGTACGAGGACACCTCGGGCGTGAGTGTCGGCGATCCTGTCTACCAGACGGGCAAGCCGCTGTCCGTGGAACTCGGGCCGGGAATCATGGGCAGCATCTTCGACGGCATCCAGCGACCCCTGCGGACGATCAGCGAACTGACCAACTCCATCTACGTGCCCAAGGGCATCGATGTGCCGGCTCTGCCGCGTAACATATCGTACTCGTATACCCCCGCCAAAATCAAGCTCGACGATTTGGTCACCGGCGGTGATATTTACGGATCGGTATTTGAGAACAGCATGATGCACGACCACCGACTGATGCTCCCGCCGCGGTGCAATGGGCGGGTCAAGTGGCTGGCACCCGCGGGTAACTACTGCGTGGACGATGTGATCGCGGAAACGGAGTTCAACGACGAGGTCACGCGGCACACAATGCTCCAGGTGTGGCCGGTGCGCAAGTGTCGTCCGGTGGAGGACAAGCTGCCCAGCAACACTCCCCTTCTGACCGGCCAGCGCGTCCTGGACGCCTTCTTCCCGTGCGTCCAGGGCGGAACCACCGCCATTCCGGGTGCCTTTGGCTGTGGGAAGACGGTCATTTCGCAG GCCCTGTCGAAGTACTCAAACTCCGATGTAATTATCTACGTGGGCTGCGGCGAGCGAGGCAACGAGATGTCCGAGGTTCTCAGGGACTTTCCACAACTGGAGGTGGACGTCAATGGGACAATGGAGTCGATAATGAAGCGCACTGCCCTGGTGGCGAACACCTCCAATATGCCGGTGGCCGCCCGAGAGGCCTCCATCTACACCGGAATCACCTTATCTGAATACTTCCGGGACATGGGCTACCACGTGTCCATGATGGCGGACTCCACGTCCCGTTGGGCGGAGGCGCTGCGTGAGATCTCCGGTCGCCTGGCCGAGATGCCTGCCGATGCCGGCTACCCAGCCTACCTGGGCGCCCGACTGGCTTCGTTCTACGAGAGAGCCGGACTGGTCAAGTGCCTGGGAAGCCCCGAGCGCGAGGGATCCGTGTCGATTGTGGGCGCTGTGTCGCCTCCTGGTGGTGACTTCTCCGATCCCGTGACCTCGGCCACGCTGAGCATCGTCCAGGTGTTCTGGGGCCTGGACAAGAAGCTGGCCCAGCGGAAGCACTTTCCCTCGGTGAACTGGCTGCAGTCGTACTCCAAGTACATGCGCACTCTGGACAACTACTACGAGGAGTCCAATCCGGAGTTCACCCAGCTGCGGGCCAAGGCCAAGAAGGTGCTGCAGGAGGAGGACGACCTGGCCGAAATCGTCCAGCTGGTGGGCAAGTCGTCGCTGAACGAGGAGGACAAGATAACGCTCGAGATAGCCAAGATGCTGAAGGACGACTTCCTGCAGCAGAACTCCTACTCGCCCTACGACGCCTTCTGTCCCTTTTTCAAGACCATCGGCATGCTGAAGAACATGATGGCCTTCCACGAGGCGGCGATCCTGGCCGTAAAGAACACGGCCGACCAGGAGGCGCGGGTCACCTGGGGTTTGATTCGGACGCGGGCCGCCAACATTCTGTACGAGCTGTCCACGATGAAGTTCATCGATCCCAAGCTGGGAGAAGCGGCTGTCCTGGAGACAATGGACAAGCTTCATGAAAATATCCTGCTAACTTTCCGGGACATAGAGGATAACGTGGAGGTATATTGA
- the LOC108067936 gene encoding uncharacterized protein, with product MQSLYCAGIIFLISGSLAEAISVGKASRQLTAWEYSIISVSMTTDNEELAGGETHIDRISRGEYGLSGSLYTNVDVPQDFEVTVTIYRSTDNGDTYKIQPYSLPRQTVYQAMNSFYKNAIMPSVVNCSNLPQFKGTLEFIPATLWTFEKCQVNTDGFPQYMPDGWYKGVIESHGYVNLIWTGVFSVKQRTF from the exons ATGCAGTCCCTATATTGCGCAGGAATAATATTTCTGATCTCTGGTTCTTTGGCGGAGGCAATCTCAGTCGGTAAAGCTTCACGCCAGCTT ACAGCCTGGGAGTACTCCATAATATCGGTGTCCATGACGACGGACAATGAGGAGTTGGCTGGCGGCGAAACTCACATCGACCGTATTAGTCGCGGGGAATACGGGCTGAGTGGTTCTCTGTATACCAACGTCGATGTTCCTCAGGACTTCGAGGTTACCGTTACCATCTACCGCAGCACCGATAACGGTGATACCTATAAAATCCAGCCGTACTCGCTTCCTCGACAAACTGTATACCAGGCTATGAACAGCTTCTACAAGAATGCAATCATGCCGAGCGTCGTTAATTGCTCGAATTTGCCACAGTTCAAGGGCACCTTGGAGTTTATACCCGCCACGTTATGGACATTTGAAAAGTGCCAGGTGAACACGGATGGATTTCCGCAATATATGCCTGACGGCTGGTATAAAGGCGTCATTGAATCCCACGGTTACGTAAATCTCATCTGGACGGGCGTCTTCAGTGTCAAGCAAAGGACCTTCTAG